One genomic window of Leptotrichia shahii includes the following:
- the asrA gene encoding anaerobic sulfite reductase subunit AsrA — MKISLNRENFNSALEKLKREYKIYAPIEIPFRGTFSDTSVIRYSEIDKIEEICFDKKSHFSAKEVMLPITQTMFYFTEDGCTMPKEQDRKYLIFLRSCDLHSVKRVDEVYLNNKFLDIYYKRVRDKVKFVVFGCPNSFENCFCVDMKTNKTDEYNIGIKVTDNKIFVDIRDDELKAYFDEVISENKENNKINENVEFEMEFVEDNEIHVDIPDNIELSDIINLDLWREYDSRCIACGKCNFVCPTCTCTTTQDVFYSENDNNGERRRVWASCHVNGFTDMAGGHSFRQRHGDRMRFKVMHKISDFKKRFGYQMCTGCGRCDDACPEYISFSNCINKLSAELKRISAEKRGEKSE; from the coding sequence ATGAAAATTAGTTTAAATCGTGAAAATTTTAATTCAGCACTTGAAAAGCTGAAGAGGGAGTATAAAATATATGCCCCAATTGAAATACCATTTCGTGGGACATTTTCAGATACTTCTGTAATTAGATATTCTGAAATTGATAAGATTGAAGAGATATGTTTTGATAAAAAATCTCATTTTTCAGCAAAGGAAGTAATGCTGCCAATAACACAGACAATGTTTTATTTTACAGAAGATGGATGTACAATGCCTAAAGAACAAGATAGAAAATATCTTATATTTCTTAGAAGCTGTGATTTGCATTCTGTGAAAAGAGTCGATGAAGTTTATTTAAATAATAAATTTTTGGATATTTACTATAAAAGAGTAAGAGATAAAGTAAAATTTGTAGTATTTGGATGTCCAAATTCGTTTGAAAACTGTTTTTGTGTGGATATGAAAACTAATAAGACTGATGAATATAATATTGGGATAAAAGTTACAGATAATAAAATATTTGTCGATATAAGAGATGACGAATTAAAGGCATATTTTGATGAAGTTATTTCTGAAAATAAAGAAAATAATAAAATAAATGAAAATGTAGAATTTGAAATGGAATTTGTGGAAGATAATGAAATTCATGTAGATATTCCGGATAACATTGAGCTTTCCGATATTATAAATTTAGATTTATGGCGTGAATATGATAGCCGTTGCATAGCTTGTGGAAAATGTAATTTCGTTTGTCCAACTTGTACTTGTACGACGACACAAGATGTATTTTACAGCGAGAATGACAATAATGGAGAACGAAGAAGAGTGTGGGCTTCATGCCATGTAAATGGATTTACTGATATGGCTGGCGGTCATTCATTTAGACAAAGACATGGAGATAGAATGAGATTTAAAGTTATGCATAAAATTTCTGACTTTAAAAAGAGATTTGGTTATCAAATGTGTACGGGATGTGGACGATGTGATGATGCTTGTCCTGAATATATTTCATTTTCAAATTGTATAAATAAACTAAGTGCGGAATTAAAAAGAATTTCAGCTGAAAAAAGAGGTGAAAAGTCAGAATGA
- a CDS encoding formate/nitrite transporter family protein translates to MRNNQTLEQVSNAAESKVQLLKNSKGKYFLSSFMAGMFIGLGILLTFTVGGVSSGLPTNKILMGVSFGIALSLVVVFGTELFTGNNMVGVTGMLNKAITFKDMIFMWIAAYLGNVVGSVVLAIIYVFSNSASKPVVNFIVKVSKAKVAALPQELFFKGILCNILVCLAVLAGIKLKEETAKLIMVFWCLFAFITAGFEHSVANMTLLMMGIMYKGITLNGYFYNLLFVTLGNIVGGGFIGYVCYYLGKKEIKK, encoded by the coding sequence ATGAGAAATAATCAAACTTTGGAACAAGTGTCAAATGCAGCAGAAAGTAAAGTTCAGTTGCTAAAAAATTCTAAGGGGAAATATTTTTTATCGTCATTTATGGCTGGGATGTTTATTGGATTGGGGATTTTATTGACATTTACGGTTGGTGGAGTTAGCAGTGGATTGCCAACTAATAAAATTCTTATGGGAGTTAGTTTTGGGATAGCACTTAGTCTTGTAGTTGTGTTTGGAACGGAGCTTTTTACGGGAAATAATATGGTTGGAGTAACAGGGATGCTAAATAAGGCAATAACTTTTAAAGATATGATCTTTATGTGGATAGCAGCTTATTTGGGAAATGTTGTTGGATCAGTTGTACTTGCAATTATATATGTGTTTTCAAATTCTGCTTCAAAGCCTGTTGTAAATTTTATTGTGAAAGTTTCAAAGGCTAAAGTTGCAGCTTTACCGCAAGAATTGTTTTTTAAAGGTATTCTGTGTAACATTTTAGTATGTCTTGCCGTTCTAGCTGGGATAAAGTTAAAAGAGGAAACTGCTAAACTGATAATGGTTTTTTGGTGTCTTTTTGCATTTATCACTGCTGGATTTGAGCATAGTGTAGCTAATATGACGCTTTTAATGATGGGAATTATGTATAAGGGAATTACTTTGAATGGATATTTCTATAATTTGCTATTTGTAACATTAGGAAATATTGTTGGCGGAGGCTTTATTGGATATGTCTGTTACTATTTGGGAAAAAAAGAAATAAAAAAATAA
- the dusA gene encoding tRNA dihydrouridine(20/20a) synthase DusA, protein MKGNAVENKISIAPMVDRTDRNFRNFVRMINKDVLLYTEMITAQAILNGDLDYILGFDEVEHPIVLQIAATNPKEAYQAVKIAERYAYDEINLNVGCPSDRVSGNMMGAYLMAFPKEVANIVKAMKDATNKPISIKHRIGIDGKNVLPDTFEQTLLDKYEDMMNFIHITEKAGVNKYIIHARIAILAGLDPKQNRSIPPLRYDEVYRVKKENPNLHIEINGGIKTIEEIDEHLKYVDSVMLGREIYDNPMILTEFGKYYGSEGEINITRKEIIEKMIHYVENMEKKNLRPHLFLMHTHGLFHNVRGSKAWKRAINETNANSGTLRKLLKEM, encoded by the coding sequence ATGAAAGGAAATGCAGTGGAAAATAAGATAAGTATAGCTCCAATGGTTGACAGGACAGATAGAAATTTTAGAAATTTTGTGAGAATGATAAACAAAGATGTTTTATTGTATACAGAAATGATAACGGCACAGGCAATTCTTAATGGAGATTTGGATTATATTTTGGGATTTGATGAAGTGGAACATCCAATTGTGTTGCAAATTGCAGCAACTAATCCAAAAGAGGCTTATCAGGCTGTAAAAATTGCTGAAAGATATGCTTATGATGAAATTAATCTGAATGTTGGATGTCCATCAGATAGAGTTTCAGGAAATATGATGGGAGCTTATCTTATGGCATTTCCAAAAGAAGTGGCAAATATTGTAAAAGCAATGAAAGATGCAACAAATAAGCCAATTTCTATAAAACATAGAATTGGAATTGATGGAAAGAATGTATTACCTGATACTTTTGAACAAACATTGCTTGATAAATATGAAGATATGATGAATTTTATTCATATTACTGAAAAAGCTGGAGTAAATAAATATATTATTCACGCACGAATAGCGATATTGGCTGGACTTGATCCAAAACAAAATAGAAGTATTCCACCACTTAGATATGATGAGGTTTATCGTGTGAAAAAAGAAAATCCTAATTTGCATATAGAAATTAATGGTGGAATAAAAACAATCGAGGAAATTGATGAGCATTTAAAATATGTGGATTCTGTAATGTTAGGTCGTGAAATTTATGACAATCCTATGATTTTGACTGAATTTGGAAAATATTATGGAAGTGAAGGGGAAATAAATATTACACGTAAAGAAATCATTGAAAAAATGATTCATTATGTTGAAAATATGGAAAAGAAAAATCTTCGTCCACATCTATTTTTAATGCACACTCATGGATTGTTTCATAATGTACGTGGTAGCAAGGCTTGGAAAAGAGCAATTAATGAGACAAATGCAAATTCTGGAACATTAAGAAAATTGTTAAAAGAAATGTAA
- a CDS encoding M48 family metallopeptidase, with protein sequence MKKYSKILFLITALTIISSCTVAPLTGRKQIKLVSDESVAQEYVSTYREFIQQAGAKGLLANNTADGQRLKRIGGRMSAAVEKYLNENGMSKKISGLQWEFNLIKTNEINAFAMPGGKIAFYTGILPVLNSDSGIAFVMGHEIGHVIGGHHAEASSNSALAGIAASVTDAITGGNIVSSLVSSGLSITLLKFNRTQEYEADKYGMIFMAMAGYNPSEAITALERMDSIGAKQGAEILSTHPSGKNRIEAARKFLPEAMKYYNAK encoded by the coding sequence ATAAAGAAATATTCAAAAATATTATTTTTAATTACAGCATTAACAATAATTTCCAGTTGTACAGTAGCACCACTTACTGGAAGAAAACAAATAAAATTGGTAAGTGATGAAAGTGTTGCACAAGAATACGTTTCCACATATAGAGAATTTATTCAACAGGCTGGAGCTAAAGGACTTTTGGCAAACAATACGGCTGATGGACAAAGATTGAAAAGAATTGGTGGAAGAATGTCGGCAGCAGTTGAAAAATATCTGAATGAAAATGGAATGTCTAAAAAAATATCTGGTTTGCAATGGGAATTTAATTTAATAAAAACTAATGAAATAAATGCATTTGCTATGCCAGGTGGTAAAATTGCTTTTTATACTGGAATATTACCGGTTTTAAATAGTGATTCTGGAATTGCTTTTGTAATGGGGCATGAAATTGGACATGTTATTGGAGGACACCATGCTGAGGCTTCGAGTAATAGTGCTCTTGCTGGAATTGCAGCAAGTGTAACAGATGCAATAACAGGTGGCAACATTGTATCTTCTCTTGTTTCAAGTGGACTTTCTATTACACTTTTAAAATTTAACAGAACTCAGGAATATGAAGCAGATAAGTATGGAATGATATTTATGGCAATGGCTGGTTATAATCCATCTGAAGCAATTACAGCTCTTGAAAGAATGGATTCGATAGGTGCAAAACAAGGTGCAGAAATTTTGTCAACACATCCATCTGGAAAAAATAGAATTGAAGCAGCTAGAAAATTTTTACCTGAAGCAATGAAATATTATAATGCAAAATAG
- the galU gene encoding UTP--glucose-1-phosphate uridylyltransferase GalU, with protein MGVKKIRKAVIPAAGLGTRVLPATKAQPKEMLVIVDKPALQYLVEELLEAGIEEILIITGRNKGSIENHFDYSYELERTLEENGKKDLLKVVNHISEMSNIYYVRQKKPLGLGHAISCAESFVGDEPFVVLLGDDIIYTDRGKGQFPVTQQLIEKYNELQGGTILGVQEVPHKNVSKYGIIKPLKQIDEKTVAVEDFIEKPSVDEAPSNLAALGRYVLEPEIFSYLKNTKPGKGGEIQLTDAILTMKNNGEKLYAYNFDGLRYDTGDKFGMFVANVEFGLRHEELKDKVKEYLKNLVDKL; from the coding sequence ATGGGCGTAAAAAAAATAAGAAAAGCCGTTATACCAGCAGCAGGACTTGGAACGAGAGTTTTGCCTGCTACAAAGGCACAACCTAAAGAAATGCTTGTAATTGTAGATAAACCAGCATTGCAATATCTTGTGGAAGAGCTTTTGGAAGCTGGAATTGAAGAAATCTTAATTATTACTGGAAGAAATAAAGGATCAATTGAAAATCATTTTGATTATTCGTATGAATTGGAAAGAACTTTGGAAGAAAATGGGAAAAAAGATCTTTTAAAAGTGGTAAATCATATTTCTGAGATGTCAAATATTTATTATGTGCGTCAGAAAAAGCCATTGGGATTAGGACATGCAATAAGCTGCGCAGAATCTTTTGTGGGAGATGAGCCATTTGTTGTGCTCTTAGGAGATGACATTATTTACACAGATAGAGGGAAGGGGCAGTTTCCTGTAACACAACAGCTTATAGAAAAATATAATGAACTGCAAGGTGGAACAATTTTAGGTGTTCAGGAAGTTCCTCACAAAAATGTTTCAAAATATGGAATAATAAAACCATTGAAACAAATTGATGAGAAGACAGTTGCTGTGGAGGATTTTATTGAAAAGCCATCAGTTGATGAAGCTCCGAGTAATCTTGCCGCATTAGGACGTTACGTATTAGAACCTGAAATTTTTTCATATTTAAAAAATACAAAACCTGGAAAAGGTGGAGAAATACAGCTGACAGATGCAATTTTGACAATGAAAAATAACGGCGAAAAATTATATGCCTATAATTTTGATGGATTGAGATACGATACTGGAGATAAATTTGGGATGTTTGTTGCAAATGTCGAGTTTGGACTTAGACATGAAGAGTTAAAGGATAAAGTAAAAGAATATTTAAAAAATCTAGTAGATAAATTATAA
- a CDS encoding PH domain-containing protein produces MKTLKDIKQMLSNCGAYIVGTKKEVKELPNIIGDDEIITYATSGWYDGHTWLVVSTSKRIIFLDKGMLFGVNQIEIPLGKVNAIKYKKRLFMGEVEIWDGASMYKVKNISKKTLIPFVNAVNDSIGEFEKSQKSSGSSVADELVKLKKLMDEGVITQGEFNKKKKELLK; encoded by the coding sequence ATGAAAACTTTAAAAGATATAAAACAAATGTTATCAAACTGTGGAGCGTATATTGTTGGGACAAAGAAAGAAGTTAAAGAATTACCAAATATTATTGGAGATGATGAAATTATCACTTATGCTACTTCAGGATGGTATGATGGACATACGTGGTTAGTTGTTTCAACGAGTAAAAGGATTATTTTTTTAGATAAGGGAATGTTATTTGGTGTAAATCAGATTGAGATTCCACTTGGTAAAGTAAATGCAATAAAATATAAAAAGAGATTATTCATGGGAGAAGTCGAGATATGGGATGGCGCTTCAATGTATAAAGTAAAAAATATATCAAAGAAAACTCTTATTCCATTTGTAAATGCTGTGAATGATTCAATAGGAGAATTTGAGAAATCACAAAAATCTTCAGGTTCGTCTGTTGCAGATGAGCTAGTAAAATTAAAAAAATTAATGGATGAAGGAGTAATAACGCAAGGAGAATTTAACAAAAAAAAGAAAGAACTTTTAAAATAA
- the mscL gene encoding large-conductance mechanosensitive channel protein MscL → MFKEFKEFISRGNVMDLAVGVIIGAAFGKIVTSLVDDVIMPVIGIILGKIDFSNLKLVITPASGTTPEAAVKYGLFIQNIVNFFIMAFVIFIMVKFVNKLRKPAVVEEPAEPAPTKEEVLLSEIRDILKNK, encoded by the coding sequence ATGTTCAAAGAATTTAAAGAATTTATATCAAGAGGAAATGTAATGGATCTTGCAGTAGGAGTTATAATCGGAGCTGCTTTTGGGAAAATAGTAACTTCATTAGTTGATGACGTAATTATGCCTGTTATTGGAATAATCTTAGGAAAAATTGATTTTTCAAATTTAAAATTAGTTATTACGCCTGCTAGCGGAACAACTCCTGAAGCTGCAGTAAAATACGGATTATTTATTCAAAATATAGTTAATTTCTTTATTATGGCTTTTGTTATCTTTATTATGGTAAAATTTGTAAATAAATTAAGAAAACCTGCCGTTGTTGAAGAACCTGCTGAGCCAGCTCCAACAAAAGAAGAAGTATTATTATCTGAAATTAGAGACATTTTGAAAAATAAATAA
- a CDS encoding DUF5362 family protein, producing MDFENNKNEQCHSSHDIEELDRIRNQVINNFSSNSSDFYSSSNNNENGSVTLALDDLTVKNIKFMATVIKVLSILGIIVGVFQIIILFLGIFTIIISIKFFKSANALEDTLITKNGEQLKTYFNEQSKALKLYIIFIIVSIIIGILFFSFLMLCVIGALANDSF from the coding sequence ATGGATTTTGAAAATAATAAAAATGAACAATGTCATTCAAGTCATGATATAGAAGAGTTAGATAGAATAAGAAATCAAGTAATAAATAACTTTAGCTCAAATTCCAGCGATTTTTATTCTAGTTCTAATAATAATGAAAATGGCTCAGTTACCCTAGCCCTAGATGATTTAACTGTAAAAAACATAAAATTTATGGCAACCGTAATAAAAGTTTTATCAATTTTAGGAATTATAGTAGGTGTTTTTCAAATAATAATACTATTTCTTGGAATTTTTACTATTATAATTTCAATAAAATTTTTTAAATCGGCAAATGCTCTGGAAGACACTCTTATTACAAAAAACGGAGAACAATTAAAAACATATTTCAATGAGCAGTCCAAAGCTTTAAAATTATATATTATTTTTATAATAGTCAGCATTATTATAGGCATTCTTTTTTTTAGTTTCCTTATGTTATGTGTAATAGGTGCTTTAGCCAATGATAGCTTTTAA